The Candidatus Aminicenantes bacterium genome includes the window ACTGAAAGTGAAGCAGACAAGGCCTTTTCCGAATAGTAAAGAAAAAAGCCTGACAAGTAATTTGCGGAATCGGCAAGAAATCTCATACGGGCGAAAAATTTTTCGCCCCTACTCCTGCCTGCCTGTCCCTTTCTCTCCAACTTTCCAACTCTCCAACTTTTGGTTCTATTACGTTTAGTGTGGGTAAATATATATTGGGAATCAGTAAGCAGTTGTGAGGAAGAGTACCCAGAGGGCATACATACCCGCAGGGCATAAAGCATAAGCGAACGCAAACGTAGGTTCCGGGGCCCCATGGTCTGAGACAGAATGGTCGGCTGAGGGGTACTCCCCGAAGACGAAAGATGGCCTCGGAAACATCCCGAACATCCACCATGGCCATCTTAAGCCGTCGAAGAACACCGAAGTGGTGAGCGGTGATTTATGCCCGAAAGGGTACTCTTCAAAAGCCTTTCCCTTTTTAAACCAGAGTGACGTGCAAACCCACACAAAATGGAAGAGAACCCAACTTTTCAACTCTTCAACTTTTTTTTTCTTGACAAGGGCAAACGGTTGTGGTTGAATGTTTCTATGCATAGAAACAAGCGGCTCCAGGCTCGTCCCTGCGGTGACCTCTCACCAGCCTGGATACATGCCGCAAAACCTTTCGCTGTTTCACTTTTCGCCTGGGCCCCCTGGGCGGTTTGCCCCGCCCGCTGACTCCATCAAGCCACCGTCCCCTTTCTTTCAAACCCAACCACATGACAAAGGAGGAATCATGTCTACCATTATCCAGTTACCGCGCAACCAGTTGCCCAGGCAGTGGTACAATCTGGCGGCGGACCTGGCCCGGCCGGTACCGCCCCCCCTGGGACCCGACGGCAATCCCGTCACCCCGGAACAACTGGCGCCGGTTTTTCCCGCCAACCTTATTGAACAGGAGATGTGCACCCAGCGCTGGGTGGACATTCCCGAGGGTGTTCTGGAACTGCTTTCCCGCTGGCGCCCGACCCCGCTTCACCGGGCCGAACGCCTGGAAAAAGCCCTCAACACTCCGGCCCGGATCTATTTCAAGAACGAAAGCGTTTCCCCTCCCGGAAGCCACAAGCCCAACACCGCCGTGGCCCAGGCCTGGTACAACCGTGAGGCCGGCATCCGGCGCTTGACCACGGAAACCGGCGCGGGCCAATGGGGATCCGCCCTGGCCTTCGCCTGCAGTCTGCTGGGCATAGAGTGTCGCGTCTACATGGTGCGCATCAGCTTTGACCAGAAACCGATGCGCAAGACCATGATGCAGACCTGGGGGGCCGATTGCATCGCCAGCCCCAGCACGGAAACCTCCTGCGGCCGACAGGTATTGGCGTCCGACCCCGATACCCCGGGCAGCCTGGGAATCGCCATCAGCGAGGCCGTGGAAGCCGCGGTCTCAGATTCGACCGGTCGCACCCGCTACTCCCTGGGCAGTGTGCTCAACCACGTCATGCTGCACCAATCCGTAATCGGCCAGGAAGCCCAACAGCAGATGAAGTTGGCCGGCGAGCAGAAGGTGGACACAGTAATCGGCTGCGTGGGTGGGGGAAGCAACTTTGCCGGGCTGGCTTTCCCTTTCGTGCGCGATAAAATCCATGGTGCCGACATCGACATCATCCCGGTGGAACCCACTTCCTGCCCCACCCTCACCCGCGCCCCCTATACTTACGACCACGGCGACGCATCCCGGCTCACGCCGTTGCTGGCCATGCATACCTTGGGTCACGGTTTCATCCCTCCCCCCATTCACGCCGGCGGATTGCGTTACCACGGCATGGCGCCGATGGTTTCCGAGGCCGCGGTGGAAGGCTTGTTGCGTCCACGCGCTTACCCGCAATTGCGGTGTTATGAAGCCGCGCTGCTTTTCGCCCGCAGCGAGGGCCTGATCGTGGCTCCTGAAACCAGCCATGCCATCGCGGCCGTGATCGACGAGGCCAACCGCGCCAGGGAAGAAGGCCGCGAACGCACAATCCTCTTTAACCTGAGCGGCCACGGCCTGATGGACCTTTCGGGTTACGAACGCTTTTTGCGGGGTGAACTGACGGATTACATTCTGCCGGAAGCGGACATGAACACTTCACTCAAGTTGTTGGACGGGCTTCCCAGCGCACCGATCCCAGCCTGAATATTGCCGGGGGAGGGGGGACATTCCCGCCCTCCCCCGATTTTTTTTTGAATTTCCCGTAATCTCCGGTCATTGGTCCGGGGCCGCTTCCGGGTTATAATGGCGGCCATGCGCCATATCATTATCCGCGGAGCCCGTGAACACAACCTCAAGAACATCGACGTCCAGCTACCCCGTGACCGCCTCATCGTGATCACCGGACTCTCCGGCAGCGGAAAGTCTTCACTTGCATTCGACACCCTGTACGCGGAAGGCCGCCGACGCTATGTGGAGTCCCTCTCCGCTTACGCGCGCCAGTTCCTGGGGCTGATGCACAAGCCCGACATGGACACCATCGAAGGCCTGTCTCCGGCCATAGCCATTGAACAGAAAACCACCAGTCGCAACCCCCGCAGTACGGTGGGTACGGTTACAGAGGTATACGACTACCTGCGCCTGCTCTTCGCCCGCGTCGGTATTCCCCATTGCCCGGTTCATAATGTGCCCATAGAGCCACGTTCACCCCAGAGCATCGCTCGATCCATCTTTACGGAACTTTCTTTGCCCTTCACCGTACTCGCCCCACTGGTGAGGCGCAAAAAAGGAACCCATGAAAAGCTCTTCGCCGATCTGCACCGGGAGGGATTCACCCGGGTACGGGTAAACGGCCGCATGGAACGTACCGAAAAGCCCCCAACCCTGGAGCGGTACCGCCAACACGACATCGAACTGGTAATGGACCGCCTGCGCGATGCGGATGAAACCCGGCTCTCTGAAGCCTGTGAGGCCGCTTTGTCCCGTTCCGGCGGCCTGGTTGTCCTGGTGGATGGAAACGGGAACGATCACATCTTTTCCGCCATCATGGCCTGTCCCCGCTGCGGCCTGTCGATAGAGGAATTGCAGCCACGCATGTTCTCGTTCAACAGTCCTTTCGGCGCCTGCCCCGCTTGTCACGGACTGGGCGTCGGCATGGAATTCGATCCGGAACTCATCATTCCGGATCGATCACTCAGCATCGCCGACGGGGCCGTGGCATTGTACCGCAACGCCATGGACGGCTGGCGCGGTCAATACCTGGCCGCGGTGGCCCTGCATTTCGGATTCGACCTGTTCACCCCCATTCAACGCCTGGACCCCCGGCAATACCGGGCCCTCATGTTCGGATCAACCGAAAAAATCGCTTTCCGCATGAGCATGAAGAAGGGCGAGGTCAACTGGTCCCACAACGGGACCTGGGAGGGCCTGGCCCCGCAGGCGGAACGCCTCTATCGCCAGACGGATTCGGATTACCGCCGCCGCGAACTGGAAAAATTCATGCGCACCTTTCCCTGTCCTTCATGCGGCGGCAAACGCCTGAAAGAGATGGTGCTGGCCGTCACCGTAGCGGACCGCTCCATAGCGGACATCGCCGACCTCTCAATCAGAGCGGCCCTGGGATTTTTCCGCAGCCTGCAGATGGACCACCGCCGCATGCTCATTTCCCGCCAGGTTGTTCAGGAAATCACTAACCGGCTTGAGTTCCTCCATACCGTCGGCCTGGGATACCTGACCCTGTCACGCAGCGCCGGTTCGCTTTCGGGCGGCGAAGCCCAGCGCATCCGCCTGGCCACCCAGATCGGCTCCAACCTCATGGGCGTGCTCTATATCCTGGACGAACCGTCGGTCGGGCTGCACCAGCGGGACAACCGCAAACTCATCAAAACCCTCCACCAATTGCGGGATCTGGGAAACACGGTGATCGTGGTGGAACACGACGAAGAAACCATCCGCCACGCGGACCATGTGCTGGACATGGGGCCGGGAGCCGGCCTGGAAGGCGGCCATGTCGTGGCCCAGGGCACACCAGAAGAAATTTCCTTGCATCCGGCCTCCCTGACCGGCCAATATCTTTCCGGCCGCCGGCGCATTCCGGTGCCTTCCCGGAGAAGAGGCGGCGGCCCGCCGTTAGAGGTCAGCGGATGTCGTGAACACAACCTGAAAAACATCACCGCAACCATTCCCACCCGGACTTTCACCGTTGTCAGCGGGGTCTCCGGCAGCGGTAAATCCACGCTCGTTTACGACATCATCTACCCCGCGATGATGCGATTGCTGCATGAATCCCAAATGGCTGCCGGCGACCACGACACACTGGAACATAACGGGATGCTGGACAAAGTCATCGTGATTGATCAAAGCCCCATCGGCCGGACACCCCGCAGCAACCCCGCCACCTACACGAAAGTATTCGGCGATATCCGCCAGGTGTTTTCCCGAACCCGAGAGGCCCAACTGCGAGGCTACCAGCCCGGCCGGTTCTCTTTCAACGTCAAGGGCGGCCGCTGTGAAGCCTGCCACGGAGACGGCGTAATCAAAATCGAAATGAACTTTTTGCCGGATGTGTATGTAGAATGCGAGGAATGCAAGGGACAGCGCTACAACCGGGACACCCTGGACATTACGTTCAAAGGTCATTCCATCGCCGATGTCCTGAACATGAGTGTGAATGAAGCCATGGAGCTCTTCGCTCACCAGGCCGCAATCCGCAATCGCCTGGAAACCCTGCAACAAGTGGGCCTGGGTTACATCAAGCTGGGACAGAGCTCGGTTTCCCTCAGCGGCGGTGAAGCCCAGCGCATCAAGCTT containing:
- a CDS encoding TrpB-like pyridoxal phosphate-dependent enzyme, coding for MSTIIQLPRNQLPRQWYNLAADLARPVPPPLGPDGNPVTPEQLAPVFPANLIEQEMCTQRWVDIPEGVLELLSRWRPTPLHRAERLEKALNTPARIYFKNESVSPPGSHKPNTAVAQAWYNREAGIRRLTTETGAGQWGSALAFACSLLGIECRVYMVRISFDQKPMRKTMMQTWGADCIASPSTETSCGRQVLASDPDTPGSLGIAISEAVEAAVSDSTGRTRYSLGSVLNHVMLHQSVIGQEAQQQMKLAGEQKVDTVIGCVGGGSNFAGLAFPFVRDKIHGADIDIIPVEPTSCPTLTRAPYTYDHGDASRLTPLLAMHTLGHGFIPPPIHAGGLRYHGMAPMVSEAAVEGLLRPRAYPQLRCYEAALLFARSEGLIVAPETSHAIAAVIDEANRAREEGRERTILFNLSGHGLMDLSGYERFLRGELTDYILPEADMNTSLKLLDGLPSAPIPA
- the uvrA gene encoding excinuclease ABC subunit UvrA — its product is MRHIIIRGAREHNLKNIDVQLPRDRLIVITGLSGSGKSSLAFDTLYAEGRRRYVESLSAYARQFLGLMHKPDMDTIEGLSPAIAIEQKTTSRNPRSTVGTVTEVYDYLRLLFARVGIPHCPVHNVPIEPRSPQSIARSIFTELSLPFTVLAPLVRRKKGTHEKLFADLHREGFTRVRVNGRMERTEKPPTLERYRQHDIELVMDRLRDADETRLSEACEAALSRSGGLVVLVDGNGNDHIFSAIMACPRCGLSIEELQPRMFSFNSPFGACPACHGLGVGMEFDPELIIPDRSLSIADGAVALYRNAMDGWRGQYLAAVALHFGFDLFTPIQRLDPRQYRALMFGSTEKIAFRMSMKKGEVNWSHNGTWEGLAPQAERLYRQTDSDYRRRELEKFMRTFPCPSCGGKRLKEMVLAVTVADRSIADIADLSIRAALGFFRSLQMDHRRMLISRQVVQEITNRLEFLHTVGLGYLTLSRSAGSLSGGEAQRIRLATQIGSNLMGVLYILDEPSVGLHQRDNRKLIKTLHQLRDLGNTVIVVEHDEETIRHADHVLDMGPGAGLEGGHVVAQGTPEEISLHPASLTGQYLSGRRRIPVPSRRRGGGPPLEVSGCREHNLKNITATIPTRTFTVVSGVSGSGKSTLVYDIIYPAMMRLLHESQMAAGDHDTLEHNGMLDKVIVIDQSPIGRTPRSNPATYTKVFGDIRQVFSRTREAQLRGYQPGRFSFNVKGGRCEACHGDGVIKIEMNFLPDVYVECEECKGQRYNRDTLDITFKGHSIADVLNMSVNEAMELFAHQAAIRNRLETLQQVGLGYIKLGQSSVSLSGGEAQRIKLTRELSKRDTGRTLYLLDEPTTGLHAHDILKLLEVLNSLVERGNTVVVIEHNMDVIKCADHIIDLGPEGGDGGGEIVAAGTPEELARNRHSHTGKWLAGILND